A stretch of the Arthrobacter stackebrandtii genome encodes the following:
- the dut gene encoding dUTP diphosphatase: protein MSHETFEENPPTLSVQLHMLDDGIAPPSYAHPGDAGADLRSRIDLVLAPGERALVPTGVSLALPFGFVALIHPRSGLATKQGLTIVNSPGTVDAGYRGEVSVTLLNTDLHHSITLKRGDRIAQMVIQRVERAEFIEVAQLPDSVRGTGGFGSTGGFAAPLGETAARNG, encoded by the coding sequence GTGAGCCACGAGACTTTTGAAGAAAACCCGCCCACCCTGAGCGTTCAGCTGCACATGCTCGACGACGGGATCGCACCTCCCAGCTACGCGCACCCCGGTGACGCGGGCGCGGACCTGCGCAGCCGGATCGACCTGGTGCTGGCGCCCGGTGAGCGGGCCCTGGTCCCCACCGGCGTGAGCCTGGCGTTGCCGTTTGGCTTTGTCGCCCTGATCCACCCGCGCTCCGGGCTGGCCACCAAGCAGGGGCTGACCATTGTCAACAGCCCAGGCACGGTTGATGCCGGGTATCGCGGGGAGGTCTCCGTTACGCTGCTGAACACCGACCTGCACCATTCCATCACCTTGAAGAGGGGCGATAGAATTGCACAAATGGTGATTCAGCGCGTTGAAAGGGCTGAATTCATCGAGGTGGCACAACTGCCGGACTCGGTGCGCGGCACAGGCGGCTTCGGATCCACGGGCGGCTTCGCCGCGCCGCTTGGCGAAACCGCGGCCCGCAACGGCTGA
- the sepH gene encoding septation protein SepH, with amino-acid sequence MTFWEDGMAELRLVGVHDDGGHLLLSGPNGDNYLLPLDEALRSAVGKGQNRTARAPSQAAARMSPREIQSMIRAGSTAADVAEASGHSIDQIRRYEGPVLAERDYIANQARTVEVAAAAPHNDVYRAAFGDEAIPLEAMVRHRLAAFGIDPKSLRWDAWREGAGAWTIAADFEPGTEWAANSIGEPAPALWHFHSGRKSLQNANRWAQQLSELEPLDSPVPERRLSAVADQPFDVEANGGEPAVDPAGAPEDDPESPDFPGHGLLEMLRSRRGMRLGIDEDGDDELAAMLGSHVPGAHPRDEELYGTPAPEPEDGGGERPKAVPFLQLAPTLEDRDEPPAEPVNSVSEVSTETREVIVSGEPVTFLRPARPVAAAPGTPAATADAAPAPSHAPAEDDGPSDTEVAERLERKAAAKPKRSSVPSWDEIVFGTKGD; translated from the coding sequence ATGACTTTTTGGGAGGACGGCATGGCTGAGCTTCGGCTGGTGGGTGTCCACGACGACGGCGGTCACCTGCTGCTCAGTGGGCCCAACGGGGACAACTACCTGCTTCCCCTGGACGAAGCCCTGCGCTCAGCTGTGGGCAAGGGCCAGAACCGCACCGCCCGGGCACCATCACAGGCGGCTGCCCGGATGTCGCCGCGTGAAATCCAATCCATGATCCGTGCCGGCTCCACCGCCGCTGACGTGGCAGAGGCATCCGGACACTCGATTGACCAGATCCGCCGCTACGAGGGCCCCGTGCTGGCCGAACGCGACTACATTGCCAATCAGGCACGCACGGTGGAAGTTGCCGCGGCCGCACCCCACAACGACGTCTACCGCGCGGCGTTCGGGGACGAAGCCATCCCGCTCGAAGCCATGGTCCGCCACCGCCTGGCGGCCTTCGGCATCGACCCCAAGTCCCTGCGCTGGGACGCCTGGCGTGAAGGTGCCGGCGCGTGGACCATTGCCGCCGACTTTGAACCCGGCACGGAGTGGGCCGCCAACAGCATCGGCGAACCCGCCCCTGCGCTGTGGCATTTCCACTCCGGCCGCAAGTCACTGCAAAATGCCAACCGCTGGGCGCAGCAGCTCAGCGAGCTTGAACCGCTTGACAGCCCCGTCCCGGAACGCCGGCTCAGCGCCGTGGCCGACCAGCCGTTTGACGTCGAAGCCAATGGCGGGGAGCCCGCCGTCGACCCTGCAGGGGCTCCCGAAGACGACCCGGAATCACCCGACTTCCCCGGGCACGGCCTGCTGGAAATGCTGCGCTCGCGCCGCGGGATGCGGCTGGGCATCGACGAGGACGGCGACGATGAACTGGCCGCCATGCTGGGGAGCCACGTCCCCGGCGCACACCCCCGCGACGAGGAGCTGTACGGCACTCCCGCGCCGGAGCCGGAGGACGGCGGCGGCGAACGGCCGAAGGCGGTGCCGTTCCTCCAGCTGGCACCAACGCTGGAAGACCGCGACGAACCGCCTGCAGAACCGGTGAACAGTGTCTCTGAAGTCAGCACGGAAACCCGTGAGGTGATTGTCTCCGGTGAGCCCGTGACGTTCCTGCGCCCGGCCAGGCCCGTCGCCGCCGCGCCTGGTACCCCCGCGGCAACCGCAGATGCTGCCCCGGCCCCGTCCCACGCCCCCGCCGAGGATGACGGCCCCTCCGACACCGAGGTGGCGGAGCGGCTGGAACGAAAGG
- a CDS encoding OB-fold nucleic acid binding domain-containing protein: MPVVHQGDWPPATPISGLPARGRAVCFGVIDAVTILPVSAAPHYSVVMTDRESHRSASDGLNHRLRLVWIGRRRVPGIIAGTRLRVEGMVSLRDGLPTMYNPRYEIIGIQEI, translated from the coding sequence TTGCCTGTCGTACACCAGGGGGACTGGCCTCCGGCAACCCCCATCAGCGGGCTTCCCGCACGCGGCCGCGCCGTGTGTTTTGGCGTGATCGACGCGGTCACGATCCTGCCCGTTTCCGCTGCGCCGCACTATTCGGTGGTCATGACGGACAGGGAATCGCACCGCAGTGCCAGCGACGGACTGAACCACCGGCTCCGCCTGGTCTGGATCGGGCGGCGCCGGGTCCCCGGCATCATTGCCGGCACCCGGCTGCGGGTGGAAGGGATGGTCTCGCTGCGCGACGGCCTGCCCACCATGTACAACCCCCGCTACGAAATCATCGGAATCCAGGAGATTTAA
- a CDS encoding DUF3093 domain-containing protein, whose product MSSTTPAGATSPSSANYTEKLWPNFWGWVIVVGLSAAGILIFIPISPMAGYVAFAVLLAGMSTILIASTPTIAVTPETLRVGRAQIEREFVGEVTIYRGDAATEQRGIKLNGLAYLCIRGWIKPVVKIEITDPNDRTPYWLTSTRHPEYLAAALGATARSGSAEA is encoded by the coding sequence ATGTCTTCAACCACGCCCGCAGGCGCCACCTCCCCCTCATCGGCCAACTACACCGAAAAGCTGTGGCCCAACTTCTGGGGCTGGGTCATTGTTGTTGGCCTGTCCGCCGCGGGCATCCTGATCTTCATCCCGATCAGCCCCATGGCCGGCTACGTGGCGTTCGCGGTCCTGTTGGCGGGCATGTCCACCATCCTCATCGCCTCAACCCCCACGATCGCGGTCACCCCGGAGACCCTGCGCGTGGGCCGGGCCCAGATCGAACGTGAATTTGTGGGCGAGGTGACGATTTACCGCGGCGACGCCGCCACCGAGCAGCGCGGCATCAAGCTCAACGGTCTCGCATACTTGTGCATCCGCGGCTGGATCAAGCCCGTGGTCAAGATTGAAATCACCGACCCCAACGACCGCACACCCTACTGGCTGACGTCCACGCGCCATCCCGAGTACCTGGCTGCTGCCCTCGGCGCCACAGCGCGCAGCGGCAGCGCCGAAGCCTAG
- a CDS encoding DUF3159 domain-containing protein, with protein MSQQSPQESPEGQQVPEPAAPEHTLHEPAGAVGFAQIAQEMAAKSTLVRKDNGHIDLLAAAGGVRGIAESILPGLVFLVAFTLTRDLTPALVGSVAMAVVFLVARLLQKTPLTQALAGIAGVVLSAFLAMQTGKAENYYLIGFVTNAAYIVAMVVSIAVRWPVLGLLFGYARNEGLGWRARPERLRAYRVATWILVGVMALRLVVQLPLYLAEMVDALGAMRLIMGVPLYAFGLWIAWLISRPVEGSEDTETTGDAAAPKA; from the coding sequence TTGAGCCAGCAGAGCCCGCAGGAATCTCCGGAGGGGCAGCAGGTGCCGGAGCCGGCCGCGCCGGAGCACACGCTGCATGAGCCGGCCGGCGCAGTGGGTTTCGCCCAGATCGCGCAGGAAATGGCGGCCAAGAGCACTCTGGTGCGCAAGGACAACGGGCACATCGACCTGCTGGCGGCCGCCGGGGGAGTGCGCGGCATTGCCGAAAGCATCCTGCCGGGGCTCGTGTTCCTGGTGGCCTTCACGCTCACCCGGGACCTGACGCCGGCGCTGGTGGGTTCCGTGGCCATGGCAGTTGTCTTTCTCGTTGCCCGGCTGCTCCAGAAAACACCGCTGACGCAGGCGCTGGCGGGGATTGCCGGCGTCGTGCTGTCAGCGTTTTTGGCCATGCAGACCGGCAAGGCGGAAAACTACTACCTCATTGGCTTTGTGACGAACGCCGCCTACATCGTGGCCATGGTGGTGTCCATCGCGGTGCGCTGGCCGGTGCTGGGCCTGCTGTTCGGCTACGCCCGCAACGAGGGCCTGGGCTGGCGTGCCCGGCCCGAGCGGTTGCGCGCCTACCGCGTGGCCACCTGGATCCTGGTGGGGGTCATGGCGCTGCGGCTGGTGGTGCAGCTGCCGCTGTACCTGGCGGAGATGGTGGACGCGCTGGGTGCCATGCGCCTGATCATGGGCGTGCCCCTGTACGCGTTCGGGCTGTGGATCGCCTGGCTCATCAGCCGCCCCGTCGAGGGTTCCGAAGACACTGAAACCACTGGGGACGCCGCGGCGCCGAAGGCCTGA
- a CDS encoding DUF4193 family protein: MTTGYQQPRAAQRINRGGAARKPGAAGSIRDAVVDLSETELAELFELPGAEPAPEELEVEILAQQADEFTCGSCFLVRHRSQLAREKGGLMFCRDCEG, encoded by the coding sequence ATGACCACTGGCTACCAGCAGCCGCGTGCGGCGCAGCGCATCAACCGCGGCGGGGCTGCCCGCAAACCCGGCGCCGCCGGGAGCATCAGGGACGCCGTGGTGGACCTGTCCGAGACGGAATTGGCGGAGCTGTTCGAACTGCCGGGCGCGGAGCCGGCACCCGAAGAGCTTGAGGTGGAGATCCTCGCCCAGCAGGCCGACGAATTTACCTGCGGCTCCTGCTTCCTGGTGCGGCACCGTTCGCAGCTTGCGCGTGAAAAGGGCGGGCTGATGTTTTGCCGGGACTGCGAAGGCTGA
- a CDS encoding DUF3710 domain-containing protein: protein MAFGFGRKNKNKDDRYADAEDAALGLNDGGISGDADAAQLGLPPDPSDTVYDRALHGPLDESEVEGRDGYVDLGALLVTPREGLSLRLEVEESTNRVIAVTLDLNGSSLQLQAFAASRSDKLWRDIREQIGLSVGSQGGEIEILDGTFGKEVLAKVPAQGSDGSRGFRVARFLGVDGPRWFLRGVLGGPAAVDPAAAAELEDLFRGVVVVRGEVPLPPRDLLLLRLPKDAVAGPQGAMAADHAAPAQGGEPFRRGPEITAIG from the coding sequence ATGGCTTTTGGGTTTGGTAGGAAAAACAAGAACAAGGATGATCGGTACGCCGACGCGGAAGACGCCGCCCTTGGCCTGAACGACGGCGGCATCTCCGGAGATGCCGACGCGGCACAGCTGGGGCTTCCTCCCGATCCCTCCGACACCGTCTACGACCGCGCCCTTCACGGCCCGCTCGACGAGTCGGAAGTGGAGGGCCGCGACGGCTACGTGGACCTTGGCGCACTGCTGGTCACGCCCCGCGAGGGCCTTTCCCTGCGCCTGGAAGTGGAGGAAAGCACCAACCGCGTGATTGCCGTGACACTGGACCTGAACGGTTCCAGCCTGCAGCTGCAGGCATTTGCGGCCTCCCGCTCGGACAAGCTCTGGCGCGACATCCGCGAACAGATCGGGCTCTCCGTCGGTTCACAGGGCGGGGAGATTGAGATCCTCGACGGCACCTTCGGCAAGGAGGTGCTCGCCAAGGTTCCGGCCCAGGGAAGCGACGGCAGCCGCGGCTTCCGGGTGGCACGGTTCCTTGGTGTGGACGGACCCCGCTGGTTCCTGCGCGGCGTCCTGGGCGGGCCGGCCGCCGTCGACCCGGCCGCGGCCGCTGAGCTGGAAGACCTGTTCCGCGGCGTGGTGGTGGTGCGCGGCGAGGTGCCACTGCCCCCGCGCGACCTGCTGCTGCTGCGACTTCCCAAGGACGCGGTTGCCGGGCCCCAGGGCGCCATGGCGGCCGACCACGCCGCACCGGCCCAGGGCGGGGAGCCTTTCCGCCGCGGCCCTGAAATCACGGCGATCGGCTAG